From a region of the Impatiens glandulifera chromosome 4, dImpGla2.1, whole genome shotgun sequence genome:
- the LOC124934550 gene encoding valine N-monooxygenase 1-like: MDNMIFFPLSIQAFISLIASISIFLIFNRRMITSKLPLPPGPKPWPVIGSIHLMLKNKPFYHWIHDTMSKMGVEIFCIRLGNVHVITVTSPEIACEFFKKQDAVFASRPIVMSAEVVSGGFSAVTLTPLNDQWKKMRRILASSILSPATHQWMHGKRAEEADHLVRHVYNVMKSDGGVVNIRAVAQHYCGNVIRKMIFGKRFFGKEDINGGPGVEDVEHVAALFNVLKYTYSFCISDYIPFLRYRLDLDGHEKLVRDANDSVRKHQDPEINSRIKQWKEGTRNVNEDLLDMLISLKDDAGNNLLAPEEIKSLILEITVATVDNPSNAVEWALDEMLNQPDIFVKALQELDQVVGKDRLVQESDMLNLHYIKACIKESFRIHPFAPFNLPHVSTRDTTVAGYFIPKGSHVLLSRPGLGRNPRIWDDPLLFKPERHLKDDKSQVILNDPDLRIFSFSIGRRGCAGVNLGTTVSVMLLARLLQAFTWSPSPNAPYIKSVEGACEMLPSEPLHAFAVPRLDEGMYVALLEE, from the exons ATGGACAATATGATCTTCTTCCCACTTTCCATTCAAGCCTTTATTTCACTTATTGCTTCTATAtcaatttttctcattttcaatAGAAGGATGATCACATCAAAGTTACCTCTCCCTCCCGGTCCCAAGCCATGGCCAGTTATCGGCAGCATTCACTTAATGTTAAAGAATAAGCCGTTTTATCATTGGATACACGACACCATGTCCAAAATGGGAGTCGAGATCTTTTGCATCCGCTTAGGGAACGTTCACGTGATCACGGTCACATCCCCTGAGATTGCATGTGAGTTCTTTAAGAAACAAGACGCCGTGTTCGCTTCGCGCCCAATAGTCATGTCGGCTGAGGTGGTGAGCGGAGGATTTTCCGCGGTTACATTGACGCCTTTGAATGATCAGTGGAAGAAGATGAGGCGCATATTGGCATCTAGCATCCTTTCTCCGGCCACACACCAGTGGATGCATGGCAAGAGAGCGGAGGAGGCTGACCACCTCGTTCGTCATGTCTACAATGTTATGAAGAGTGACGGCGGTGTGGTGAATATCAGAGCCGTTGCACAACACTACTGCGGGAATGTGATAAGAAAAATGATTTTCGGAAAGAGATTTTTCGGTAAAGAGGATATAAACGGAGGACCAGGAGTCGAGGATGTGGAGCACGTGGCTGCGCTTTTTAATGTACTCAAATACACGTACTCTTTTTGCATTTCTGACTACATTCCATTTCTTCGATATCGGTTGGATCTCGACGGTCATGAGAAACTAGTAAGAGATGCCAATGATAGTGTTAGAAAACACCAGGACCCTGAAATCAACTCGAGGATAAAACAATGGAAAGAAGGAACAAGAAATGTTAACGAGGACCTTCTTGACATGCTAATCAGCCTAAAAGACGATGCAGGAAACAATCTATTGGCGCCAGAGGAGATTAAATCTCTGATTTTG GAAATAACGGTTGCAACAGTTGACAATCCATCGAACGCGGTCGAATGGGCTCTTGACGAGATGTTAAACCAACCTGATATATTTGTGAAAGCCCTTCAAGAATTAGACCAAGTTGTCGGAAAAGACCGGCTTGTCCAAGAATCCGATATGTTGAATCTCCATTATATTAAAGCATGCATAAAAGAGTCTTTTCGAATCCACCCATTTGCACCTTTCAATCTCCCTCATGTGTCCACTCGCGACACTACCGTGGCAGGCTACTTCATACCAAAAGGAAGTCATGTTCTCTTAAGCCGTCCAGGTCTAGGACGAAACCCTAGGATTTGGGATGACCCACTTTTGTTCAAACCCGAGCGCCACCTTAAAGATGACAAGTCACAAGTGATCTTGAATGATCCAGATCTTCGAATATTCTCATTCAGCATAGGTCGGCGTGGTTGTGCTGGAGTCAACCTAGGAACCACGGTGTCAGTGATGCTCTTAGCTCGACTTCTCCAGGCTTTCACATGGTCCCCATCGCCAAACGCTCCTTACATCAAGAGTGTTGAAGGTGCTTGTGAGATGCTTCCTTCCGAGCCTCTACATGCCTTTGCAGTGCCTCGCTTGGATGAGGGGATGTATGTTGCACTTCTTGAAGAATAA
- the LOC124934551 gene encoding tyrosine N-monooxygenase-like: protein MLKNKPFYHWINDTMSKMGVEIFCIRLGNVHVITVTSPEIACEFLKKQDAVFASRPIVMSAEVVSGGFSAVTLTPLNDQWKKMRRILASSILSPSTHQWMHDKRAEEADHLVRHVYNVMKSDGGVVNIRAVAQHYCGNVIRKMIFGKRFFGGGDINGGPGVEDVEHVAALFNVLKYTYSFCISDYIPFLRYRLDLDGHEKLVRHANDSVRKHQDPEINSRIKQWKEGTRSVNEDLLDMLITLKDDEGNTLLAPEEIKSLILEITVATVDNPSNAVEWALDEMLNQPDIFVKALQELDQVVGKDRLVQESDMSNLRYIKACIKESFRIHPFAPFNLPHMSTRDTTVAGYFIPKGSHVLLSRPGLGRNPRTWDEPLLFKPERHLKEDKSQVILNDPDLRIFSFSIGRRGCAGVNLGTTVSVMLLARLLQAFTWSPPPNTPYIKCVEGASEMLPSKPLHAFAMPRLSQGMYDALLEK, encoded by the exons ATGTTAAAGAATAAGCCTTTTTATCATTGGATAAATGACACCATGTCCAAAATGGGCGTTGAGATCTTTTGTATCCGCTTAGGGAACGTTCACGTGATAACTGTCACATCCCCTGAGATTGCATGTGAGTTCTTGAAGAAACAAGACGCTGTGTTCGCTTCGCGCCCAATAGTCATGTCGGCTGAGGTGGTGAGCGGAGGATTTTCCGCTGTTACATTGACGCCTTTGAATGATCAGTGGAAAAAGATGAGGCGCATATTGGCCTCTAGCATCCTCTCTCCTTCCACACACCAGTGGATGCATGACAAGAGAGCCGAGGAGGCTGACCACCTCGTTCGCCATGTCTACAACGTTATGAAGAGTGACGGCGGTGTGGTGAATATCAGAGCCGTTGCACAACACTATTGTGGGAATGTGataagaaaaatgatttttgGCAAGAGGTTTTTTGGAGGAGGGGATATAAACGGAGGACCTGGAGTGGAGGATGTGGAGCATGTGGCTGCGCTTTTTAATGTACTCAAATACACGTACTCTTTTTGCATTTCTGACTATATTCCCTTTCTTCGATATCGGTTGGATCTCGACGGTCATGAGAAACTAGTAAGACATGCCAATGATAGTGTTAGAAAACACCAGGACCCAGAAATAAATTCGAGGATTAAACAATGGAAGGAAGGAACAAGGAGTGTTAATGAGGACCTTCTTGACATGCTAATCACCCTCAAAGATGACGAAGGAAACACTTTATTGGCACCAGAGGAGATTAAATCCCTGATTTTG GAAATAACGGTTGCAACAGTTGACAACCCATCGAATGCAGTTGAATGGGCTCTTGACGAAATGTTAAATCAACCCGATATATTTGTGAAAGCCCTTCAAGAATTAGACCAGGTTGTTGGAAAAGACCGGCTTGTCCAAGAATCGGACATGTCGAATCTCCGCTATATTAAAGCTTGTATAAAAGAGTCTTTTCGAATCCACCCATTTGCACCTTTCAATCTCCCTCATATGTCCACTCGCGACACCACGGTGGCCGGTTACTTCATACCCAAAGGAAGTCATGTTCTCTTGAGTCGTCCAGGTCTAGGACGAAACCCTAGGACTTGGGATGAGCCACTTTTGTTCAAACCTGAGCGTCACCTTAAAGAAGACAAGTCACAAGTGATTTTGAATGATCCAGATCTTCGTATATTCTCATTCAGCATAGGCCGTCGTGGTTGTGCTGGAGTCAACTTAGGAACAACAGTGTCAGTGATGCTCTTAGCTCGACTTCTTCAAGCTTTCACATGGTCTCCACCTCCAAACACTCCTTACATCAAGTGTGTTGAAGGTGCTAGCGAGATGCTTCCTTCCAAACCTCTACATGCCTTTGCAATGCCGCGCTTGAGTCAAGGGATGTACGACGCACTTCTCGAAAAATAA
- the LOC124934549 gene encoding valine N-monooxygenase 1-like codes for MITSKLPLPPGPKPWPIIGSIHLMLKNKPFYHWIHDTMSKMGVEIFCIRLGNVHVITVTSPEIACEFFKKQDAVFASRPIVMSAEVVSGGFSAVTLTPLNDQWKKMRRILASSILSPATHQWMHAKRAEEADHLVRHVYNVMKSEGGVVNIRAIAQHYCGNVIRKMIFGKRFFGNGDINGGPGVEDVEHVAALFNVLKYTYSFCISDYIPFIRYRLDLDGHEKLVRDANDSVRKHQDPEINSRIKQWKEGTRNVNEDLLDMLISLKDDEGNNLLAPEEIKSLILEITVATVDNPSNAVEWALDEMLNQPDIFVKALQELDQVVGKDRLVQESDMSNLHYIKACIKESFRIHPFAPFNLPHVSTRDTTVAGYFIPKGSHVLLSRPGLGRNPRIWDDPLLFKPERHLKDDKSQVVLNDPDLRIFSFSIGRRGCAGVNLGTTVSVMLLARLLQAFTWSPPPNAPYIKSVEGACEMLPSKPLHAFAMPRLDEGMYNALFEELALGFIV; via the exons ATGATCACTTCAAAGTTACCTCTCCCTCCCGGTCCCAAGCCATGGCCAATTATCGGTAGCATTCACTTAATGTTAAAGAATAAACCATTTTATCATTGGATACACGACACCATGTCCAAAATGGGCGTCGAGATCTTTTGCATCCGCTTAGGGAACGTTCACGTGATCACCGTCACATCCCCTGAGATTGCATGTGAGTTCTTTAAGAAACAAGACGCCGTTTTCGCATCGCGCCCAATAGTCATGTCGGCTGAGGTGGTGAGCGGAGGATTTTCCGCGGTTACATTGACGCCTTTGAATGATCAGTGGAAGAAGATGAGGCGCATATTGGCCTCTAGCATCCTCTCTCCGGCTACACACCAGTGGATGCATGCCAAGAGAGCCGAGGAGGCTGACCACCTCGTTCGTCATGTCTACAATGTTATGAAGAGCGAAGGCGGTGTGGTGAATATCAGAGCGATTGCACAACACTACTGCGGGAATGTCATTAGAAAAATGATTTTCGGCAAGAGATTTTTCGGGAATGGAGATATAAACGGAGGACCTGGAGTCGAGGATGTGGAGCATGTGGCTGCACTTTTTAATGTACTCAAATACACATACTCTTTTTGCATTTCTGACTACATTCCGTTTATTCGATATCGGTTGGATCTCGACGGTCATGAGAAACTAGTAAGAGATGCCAATGATAGTGTTAGAAAACACCAGGACCCTGAAATCAACTCGAGGATAAAACAATGGAAAGAAGGAACAAGAAATGTTAATGAGGACCTTCTTGACATGCTAATCAGCCTCAAAGACGATGAAGGAAACAATCTATTGGCGCCAGAGGAGATTAAATCTCTGATTTTG GAAATAACAGTTGCAACAGTTGACAATCCATCAAACGCGGTCGAATGGGCTCTTGACGAGATGTTAAACCAACCTGATATATTTGTGAAAGCCCTTCAAGAATTAGACCAAGTTGTCGGAAAAGACCGGCTTGTCCAAGAATCCGATATGTCGAATCTCCATTATATTAAAGCTTGCATAAAAGAGTCTTTCCGAATTCATCCATTTGCACCTTTCAATCTACCTCATGTGTCCACTCGTGACACCACGGTGGCCGGTTACTTCATACCGAAAGGAAGTCATGTTCTCTTGAGTCGTCCAGGTCTAGGACGAAACCCTAGGATTTGGGATGACCCACTTCTGTTCAAGCCTGAACGTCACCTTAAAGATGACAAGTCACAAGTGGTCTTGAATGATCCAGATCTTCGTATATTTTCATTCAGCATAGGTCGGCGTGGTTGTGCTGGAGTCAACTTAGGAACCACAGTGTCGGTGATGTTGTTAGCTCGACTTCTCCAAGCTTTCACATGGTCCCCGCCGCCAAACGCTCCTTACATCAAGAGTGTTGAAGGTGCTTGTGAGATGCTTCCTTCCAAGCCTCTACATGCCTTCGCAATGCCTCGCTTGGATGAGGGGATGTACAATGCACTTTTTGAAGAATTAGCCCTGGGTTTCATTGTTTGA